A genome region from Elusimicrobiota bacterium includes the following:
- a CDS encoding glycosyltransferase family 2 protein has product MEPTSPDQPDGISVVVPVYNSETSLPELARRLLAVLAGLSSAHEVIFVDDGSQDRSGSVLQDLARRHPAIRAIPLMRNYGQHNALLCGIRSARYGTTVTIDDDLQNPPEEIPKLLSRLKEGCDVVYGTPARETHSGWRNAASLMTKWTLQHAMGAEVAGSVSAFRVFRTPLRDAFSHFAGSRLSIDVLLTWGTTRFTTVAVAHEPRRHGTSQYTFFKLMTHAANMLLGFSTWPLRVTTALGLLLSGFGVCVLGYVIGRYWINHGSVPGFPFLACIIAIFSGAQLLCIGIIGEYLARIYARTMDQPAYVPRGPEPPTLR; this is encoded by the coding sequence ATGGAACCCACCTCCCCCGACCAGCCGGACGGAATCTCCGTGGTCGTCCCCGTCTACAACAGCGAGACGTCGCTGCCGGAGCTCGCTCGGCGGCTCCTGGCCGTCCTCGCAGGACTCTCTTCCGCGCACGAGGTGATCTTCGTCGACGACGGCAGTCAGGACCGGAGCGGCTCGGTCCTACAGGACCTGGCCCGGCGGCACCCCGCCATACGCGCCATCCCGCTGATGCGCAACTACGGGCAGCACAATGCGCTCCTGTGCGGGATCCGCTCCGCGCGGTACGGCACCACCGTGACGATCGACGACGACCTGCAGAACCCTCCGGAAGAGATCCCCAAGCTGTTGTCGCGGCTGAAGGAAGGCTGCGACGTGGTCTACGGCACACCGGCCCGGGAGACACATTCCGGCTGGAGGAATGCCGCCTCGCTGATGACCAAATGGACCCTCCAGCACGCCATGGGAGCCGAGGTCGCCGGCAGCGTCAGCGCCTTCCGCGTCTTCCGGACTCCTCTGCGGGACGCTTTTTCCCACTTTGCGGGTTCGCGCTTATCCATCGACGTGCTGCTGACCTGGGGGACGACCCGCTTCACGACGGTAGCCGTGGCGCACGAGCCGCGCCGCCACGGCACCTCGCAATACACCTTCTTCAAGCTCATGACCCACGCCGCCAACATGCTGTTGGGCTTCAGCACCTGGCCGCTGCGGGTCACCACCGCGCTGGGCCTGCTCCTCTCAGGATTCGGGGTCTGCGTGCTGGGCTACGTGATCGGCCGGTACTGGATCAATCACGGCAGCGTCCCGGGCTTCCCGTTCCTGGCCTGCATCATCGCGATCTTCTCCGGCGCCCAGCTCCTCTGCATCGGCATCATCGGCGAGTACCTCGCGCGCATCTACGCGCGCACCATGGATCAGCCTGCATACGTGCCGCGCGGGCCCGAGCCTCCCACGCTGCGATGA
- a CDS encoding GNAT family N-acetyltransferase, whose translation MRKRAAGGSPAVLSPLDQKRFGVRTAKAADFNSAQWPRLSSFCRDKGVEFCIARCSADDLDAARTLEAQGFRLADTLVYYQRLLPGGLDGVPEPSIEVRPLRRGEERPVRELARRAFRGYPGHYRCDGRLPRRACDEVYADWAYREARAHHRGERCVRVAERNGHVAGFLSIRFNSPQEAEGVLFAVCPRLGRQGVGQTLMRDGVAFCAGRRARRMIISTQVTNLRSQRCWIRCGFEPLRFVHTFHKWFDR comes from the coding sequence ATGAGGAAGCGCGCGGCTGGCGGCAGTCCCGCAGTCCTCTCACCCTTGGACCAGAAGCGCTTCGGCGTCAGGACCGCGAAGGCGGCTGACTTCAACTCCGCGCAGTGGCCTCGGCTGAGCTCGTTCTGTAGGGACAAGGGAGTCGAATTCTGCATCGCGCGCTGCTCGGCCGATGACCTCGATGCGGCGCGGACGCTCGAGGCGCAGGGGTTCCGCCTGGCGGACACCCTCGTCTATTATCAGCGGCTTCTGCCGGGCGGGCTCGACGGGGTCCCCGAGCCGTCCATCGAGGTGCGCCCCCTGCGCAGGGGCGAGGAAAGGCCGGTCCGCGAGCTCGCGCGCCGGGCTTTCCGCGGCTACCCGGGCCACTACCGATGCGATGGGCGCCTGCCCCGGCGCGCCTGCGACGAGGTCTATGCGGACTGGGCTTATCGTGAAGCCCGGGCGCATCATCGCGGCGAGCGCTGCGTGCGGGTGGCCGAGCGCAACGGACATGTCGCCGGGTTCCTTTCCATCCGCTTCAACAGCCCGCAGGAAGCCGAAGGGGTCCTCTTCGCGGTCTGCCCCCGGCTCGGGCGCCAGGGGGTAGGGCAGACCCTGATGCGCGACGGCGTCGCTTTCTGCGCGGGCCGGAGAGCGCGGCGCATGATCATCTCGACCCAGGTCACGAACCTGCGCTCGCAGAGATGCTGGATCCGCTGCGGCTTCGAGCCGCTGCGCTTCGTCCACACCTTCCACAAGTGGTTCGACCGATGA
- the rffA gene encoding dTDP-4-amino-4,6-dideoxygalactose transaminase — translation MKVPFNKPAVLGREFRYIRDAVRRGQLSGDGYYTGRCSRLLEDRLGARRVLLTPSCTHALELAGLLLDLKRGDEVILPTFTFPSTANAFVLRGAVPRLVDIRPDTLNMDERLLEGALSPRSRAVCPVHYAGVPCRMDLICRWASRRGLAVVEDAAQALGASCAGRPAAAWGSLNALSFHETKNCACGEGGALVITEPSLVERAEIMRQKGTDRAQFLRGMVDKYSWVDVGSSYVPSELQAAYLLAQLERLSSVLKTRRRLFDTYRRALSRHQASGRLQLPSIPAGSRSSYHLFHILLEDERDRDRVMAGLQKRGILAIFHYVPLHLSKMGRRFGYRPGQFPVAESASGRLLRLPMYNAMSEREQGAVIRTLEALL, via the coding sequence ATGAAGGTCCCCTTCAACAAGCCCGCAGTGCTGGGCCGCGAATTCCGCTACATCCGCGACGCGGTCCGGCGCGGCCAGCTCTCCGGCGACGGCTACTACACCGGGCGGTGTTCCCGGCTCCTTGAGGACCGGCTGGGCGCGCGCCGGGTCCTATTGACGCCCTCCTGCACCCATGCTCTGGAGCTGGCGGGGCTCCTGCTGGACCTGAAGCGCGGAGACGAGGTGATCCTTCCCACCTTCACCTTCCCCTCCACTGCCAACGCCTTCGTCCTCCGTGGGGCGGTCCCCCGTCTTGTCGACATCCGGCCTGACACCCTGAACATGGATGAGAGGCTCCTGGAAGGTGCGCTCTCGCCCCGCAGCCGGGCCGTCTGTCCCGTGCACTACGCGGGCGTCCCCTGCCGGATGGACCTCATCTGCCGTTGGGCGAGCCGCCGCGGCCTCGCCGTCGTTGAGGACGCAGCCCAGGCTTTGGGCGCCTCCTGCGCCGGCCGCCCCGCGGCGGCCTGGGGGTCGCTCAACGCTCTGAGCTTCCACGAGACCAAGAACTGCGCCTGCGGCGAAGGGGGAGCGCTGGTCATCACCGAGCCCAGCCTCGTCGAGCGCGCCGAGATCATGCGCCAGAAGGGGACCGACCGCGCGCAGTTCCTGCGCGGGATGGTCGACAAATACTCCTGGGTGGACGTGGGCTCGTCTTATGTCCCCTCGGAACTCCAGGCCGCATATCTGCTGGCCCAACTGGAGAGACTGTCCTCCGTGCTCAAGACCCGCCGGAGGCTTTTCGACACCTACCGCCGGGCCCTGTCCCGGCACCAGGCCAGCGGGCGGCTGCAACTGCCGTCGATCCCGGCCGGCAGCCGCTCGTCATACCACCTCTTCCACATCCTCCTGGAGGACGAACGCGACCGGGACCGGGTCATGGCGGGGCTGCAGAAGCGAGGGATCCTGGCCATCTTCCATTACGTCCCCCTTCACCTCTCGAAGATGGGACGCCGCTTCGGCTATCGGCCGGGCCAGTTCCCGGTGGCGGAATCGGCCAGCGGGAGGCTGCTGCGCCTGCCGATGTACAACGCGATGAGCGAGCGAGAGCAGGGCGCCGTGATCCGGACGCTGGAAGCCCTGCTCTAG
- a CDS encoding YceI family protein, producing MRKSIWLVTLALGASWAGAAEVYDIDPAHSTVGFKIKHLGITTVPGKFAKFKGTVTLDKHESAAARVEAVIDAASIDTGIEARDKHLKSPDFFDVGKYPELKFVSTRISKMKGDKFVMEGELTMHGVTKPVKLDAVFGGEVNDPWGGHRAACSATGSLNRKDFGLAWNKVMEAGGLMVGEQVQLAIEVEGILRAEKPKEPAQAKP from the coding sequence ATGAGAAAGTCGATATGGCTGGTCACGCTGGCGCTGGGCGCGTCCTGGGCGGGCGCGGCCGAGGTCTATGACATCGACCCGGCCCATTCCACGGTGGGCTTCAAGATCAAGCACCTGGGCATCACCACGGTCCCCGGCAAGTTCGCCAAATTCAAGGGAACGGTCACGCTGGACAAGCACGAGTCCGCCGCGGCCCGCGTGGAAGCGGTCATCGATGCAGCCAGCATCGACACCGGCATCGAGGCCCGAGACAAGCACCTCAAGAGCCCGGACTTCTTCGACGTCGGGAAGTATCCGGAACTCAAGTTCGTGAGCACCAGGATCTCCAAGATGAAGGGCGACAAGTTCGTCATGGAGGGCGAGCTCACCATGCACGGCGTGACCAAGCCGGTCAAGCTCGACGCGGTCTTCGGCGGCGAGGTCAACGACCCCTGGGGCGGGCACCGCGCGGCCTGCTCCGCCACGGGGAGCCTCAATCGCAAGGACTTCGGCCTGGCCTGGAACAAGGTCATGGAAGCCGGCGGCCTGATGGTCGGAGAGCAGGTCCAACTCGCCATCGAGGTCGAGGGCATCCTGCGCGCCGAGAAGCCCAAGGAGCCGGCCCAGGCCAAGCCCTGA
- a CDS encoding HD domain-containing protein, which yields MNREERILQWAVEAGLLKRVKRTGWWCSGVKDPESVAEHSHRMSLLAFYIAGEEGADPYKAASLGLFHDLPEARIGDAHAVVKRYWKNLSADEARARDEQNACLPEGRGRARIEALGREWSAGRSPEARAARDADYLECAIQALEYFWQEKTVAREWVESNVRRLQTKTGKRLGQALKRVFARGKWEGLRTWWKTIYQR from the coding sequence ATGAACAGGGAAGAGCGGATACTGCAGTGGGCCGTGGAGGCCGGACTCCTCAAGCGCGTCAAGCGCACCGGTTGGTGGTGCTCCGGGGTCAAGGATCCCGAGAGCGTCGCCGAGCACTCCCACCGCATGTCGCTTCTGGCCTTCTACATCGCGGGCGAGGAGGGCGCGGACCCTTACAAAGCGGCATCCCTGGGCTTGTTCCACGACCTGCCCGAGGCGCGCATAGGCGACGCCCATGCCGTGGTCAAGCGCTATTGGAAGAATCTCTCCGCTGATGAAGCCCGCGCCCGGGACGAACAGAACGCCTGCCTGCCTGAAGGCCGCGGCCGCGCGCGCATCGAGGCGCTGGGTCGCGAGTGGAGCGCGGGCCGCAGCCCCGAGGCCAGGGCCGCTCGGGACGCCGACTATCTGGAATGCGCGATCCAGGCTTTGGAGTATTTCTGGCAGGAGAAGACGGTCGCGCGCGAGTGGGTCGAGTCCAACGTCAGGCGGCTCCAGACCAAGACCGGCAAGAGGCTTGGACAGGCCCTCAAGCGCGTGTTCGCTAGAGGGAAGTGGGAGGGACTACGCACCTGGTGGAAGACCATCTACCAGCGCTGA
- the era gene encoding GTPase Era encodes MTDKESKAGFVVLLGRPNAGKSTLLNALLKSKLSIVSPKPQTTRHRILGILDGDGFQACLVDTPGLIENPKDPLQNCLRRQAMGAAHEDPDIMVLVVEPAMPSEDLLRELAALNRGGKPFLLVLNKADLPAPAGAQDRVLQAYAEALKPTAAFKISALKKDGVADLLKKIVELLPVSPPFYEPGQYTDRYERFFAAEIVREAVFDLYGEEIPHATAVVIEQFREVPDAPDQINATLYVERDTQKGIIIGKGGKALRQLQDQALQGIVDFLGRPADLEVWVKVRKNWRKDPRSLKEFGYLS; translated from the coding sequence GTGACCGACAAGGAGTCCAAGGCCGGCTTCGTCGTGCTGCTGGGGCGGCCCAACGCGGGCAAGTCCACCCTCCTCAACGCCCTGCTGAAATCCAAGCTCTCCATCGTCTCGCCCAAGCCGCAGACCACGCGCCACCGCATCCTGGGCATCCTCGACGGGGACGGTTTCCAGGCCTGCCTGGTCGACACCCCCGGCCTCATCGAGAACCCCAAGGATCCGCTCCAGAACTGCCTGCGCCGCCAGGCCATGGGCGCGGCCCACGAGGACCCGGACATCATGGTGCTCGTCGTCGAGCCGGCGATGCCGTCCGAGGACCTGCTGCGCGAGCTGGCGGCCCTGAACCGGGGCGGCAAGCCCTTCCTCCTGGTCCTCAACAAGGCCGACCTGCCGGCCCCGGCCGGCGCTCAGGACCGGGTCCTGCAGGCCTACGCGGAGGCTCTCAAGCCTACGGCCGCATTCAAGATCTCCGCGCTCAAGAAAGACGGCGTCGCGGACCTGCTCAAGAAGATCGTGGAGCTGCTGCCCGTGTCCCCGCCGTTCTACGAGCCGGGCCAGTACACGGACCGCTACGAGCGCTTCTTCGCGGCGGAGATCGTGCGCGAAGCCGTCTTCGACCTCTACGGCGAGGAGATCCCTCATGCCACGGCCGTGGTCATCGAACAATTTCGCGAAGTCCCGGACGCGCCGGACCAGATCAACGCGACGCTCTACGTGGAGCGCGACACCCAGAAGGGGATCATCATCGGCAAGGGCGGCAAGGCTCTGCGCCAGCTGCAGGACCAGGCCCTGCAGGGCATCGTCGACTTCCTGGGCCGGCCCGCGGACCTGGAGGTCTGGGTCAAGGTGCGCAAGAACTGGCGCAAGGACCCCCGGTCGCTGAAGGAGTTCGGCTACCTGTCGTGA
- a CDS encoding fused MFS/spermidine synthase: MARYSVLAFLGAFLLFQVELISGQLVLPIYGGGYQIWTTCLLFFQGLLFLGYLYAYFIPRRISSERFVRLHLSLLALSAVVMPWRFPRHAWTGQPAADMLFRLAIFLGLPFLLLSATSTMAQALYAQTPESKCRSPYSIYGWSNLGSVLGLLSYPLVLEPAFNLKTIYLLWRLLFVAYIAAFLPLLRQKYQRLPEAAGPFDDIKPSQAAFLWFLLPATTSAALITATNYVNTMTSPMPLTWMVPLLIYLLSFAAYFLETPHKKHILGSAFLLAAAAALYLAKAPHVTASLMIVCMSNLALMLGCLFLHRELYGIKPGHGLLSRYYLYIAAGGLCGTAVICLGLPILARHVFARYADIDAVLIMFAACALLLFFVRRLAGGRKYAAAAAIVLIGVLISNRPVPGPKTVEALRNFYGVYHVKDDLARGMRIMSHGATPHGMQYLAEGKRSTPLLYYGANSPVRDVFAISAAARDVALVGLGAGDLLPYARPGSRWSIYELDPDVIELARKHFTFLADSQAELRYLVGDARMTLAKEPPLSLDLILLDAFNGANIPFHLLTSEAMQLYRAKLKDGGMLVIHCSSNYFFLPPVLAADTQALGMAGFAKDSDPAAEGGDSPYLHGSQWFAATSDESLAAKLRSAGWSPLRADPSRAWSDGYKNVFRAMRFQ, encoded by the coding sequence ATGGCCCGGTATTCCGTCCTGGCCTTCCTGGGGGCCTTCCTCCTGTTCCAGGTCGAGCTGATCAGCGGCCAGCTCGTGCTGCCGATCTACGGCGGGGGCTACCAGATCTGGACGACCTGCCTGCTCTTCTTCCAGGGCCTGCTGTTCCTCGGCTACCTCTACGCCTACTTCATCCCCCGGCGGATATCATCCGAGCGCTTCGTCAGGCTGCATCTCAGCCTGCTGGCGTTGTCGGCCGTGGTCATGCCTTGGCGCTTCCCCCGGCACGCCTGGACCGGACAGCCGGCAGCCGACATGCTGTTCAGGCTGGCCATCTTCCTGGGCCTGCCCTTCCTGCTCCTCTCGGCGACCTCGACCATGGCCCAGGCGCTCTACGCGCAGACCCCTGAAAGCAAGTGCCGCAGCCCCTACTCCATCTACGGCTGGTCCAATCTGGGCTCGGTGCTCGGCTTGCTTTCCTATCCCTTGGTCTTGGAGCCGGCTTTCAATCTGAAGACCATCTATCTGCTTTGGCGCCTGCTCTTCGTGGCCTACATCGCCGCGTTCCTGCCCCTTCTGAGACAGAAGTATCAGAGACTGCCGGAGGCGGCTGGACCTTTCGACGACATCAAGCCGTCCCAGGCCGCCTTCCTCTGGTTCCTCCTGCCGGCCACCACCTCGGCGGCCCTGATCACGGCCACCAATTACGTCAACACCATGACCTCCCCCATGCCCCTGACTTGGATGGTCCCGCTGCTCATCTACCTGCTCTCTTTCGCCGCCTATTTCCTGGAGACCCCCCATAAAAAGCACATCCTGGGCTCGGCGTTCCTGCTGGCGGCGGCGGCGGCTCTCTATTTGGCGAAGGCTCCCCATGTGACCGCGAGCCTTATGATCGTCTGCATGTCGAACCTGGCCCTCATGCTCGGCTGCTTGTTCCTGCACCGGGAGCTCTATGGCATCAAGCCCGGGCACGGCCTCCTCTCCCGATACTATCTTTACATCGCCGCCGGCGGGCTCTGCGGCACCGCCGTGATCTGCCTGGGCCTTCCCATCCTGGCGCGGCATGTCTTCGCGCGATATGCGGACATCGACGCGGTCCTCATCATGTTCGCGGCCTGCGCGCTGCTCCTGTTCTTCGTGCGCAGGCTCGCGGGCGGCAGGAAATACGCCGCCGCCGCGGCCATAGTGCTCATAGGCGTCCTCATCTCCAATCGCCCGGTCCCGGGCCCCAAGACCGTCGAGGCCCTGCGCAATTTCTACGGCGTCTATCATGTGAAGGACGATCTGGCCCGCGGGATGCGCATCATGAGCCACGGAGCCACGCCCCACGGGATGCAGTACCTCGCCGAGGGCAAGAGGAGCACGCCGCTGCTCTATTATGGAGCCAATTCCCCGGTCCGCGACGTTTTCGCGATCAGCGCGGCCGCCCGCGATGTGGCGCTCGTGGGCTTGGGCGCGGGAGACCTGCTGCCCTACGCCCGCCCGGGCAGCCGGTGGAGCATCTATGAGCTCGACCCGGACGTCATAGAGCTGGCGCGCAAGCACTTCACTTTCCTGGCCGACAGCCAGGCGGAGCTCCGGTATCTGGTCGGGGACGCCCGCATGACCCTCGCCAAAGAGCCGCCCCTGAGCCTGGACCTGATCCTGTTGGACGCGTTCAACGGCGCCAATATCCCGTTCCATCTCCTGACTTCGGAGGCCATGCAGCTGTACCGGGCCAAGCTCAAAGACGGCGGCATGCTGGTCATCCATTGCTCCAGCAATTATTTCTTCCTTCCGCCCGTGCTGGCGGCCGACACCCAGGCCCTCGGGATGGCGGGCTTCGCCAAGGATTCCGACCCCGCGGCGGAGGGCGGCGACAGCCCCTACCTGCATGGCTCGCAGTGGTTCGCCGCGACGTCGGACGAAAGCTTGGCCGCGAAGCTGCGCAGCGCCGGCTGGTCCCCGTTGCGGGCCGACCCGAGCCGGGCCTGGAGCGACGGCTACAAGAACGTCTTCAGGGCCATGCGCTTCCAGTGA
- the speA gene encoding biosynthetic arginine decarboxylase has product MAKPWTTDDSAKLYNLDGWSLKYFDINSEGNLIVHPRRSAELSIDVKKVVDDVIARGIRLPVLFRFQDILRHRVTLLNESFRKAIEDHKYKGRYYGVYPIKVNQLCEVVEEILDAGQPYQYGLEAGSKGELLAVLAMNGPESLTILNGYKDESMMRLALLGVKLGKKVIVVIEKPSEIALLLKASRDTGVRPLIGLRSKLQTQGTGRWKYSAGHTSKFGLSSPELLGAVEAFAAAGMGDCVKLLHFHIGSQVSDIQVIKDAVKEGARVYAKLRKKKLDIEYLDCGGGLGVDYDGSHTAVDSSTNYTPREYVNGLVYTIKEVCKQEKVPEPNIVTESGRSIVAHHSLMVVDAVGIIDSGATPVELPQTEKEAEPVTEMRLTLKELNPKNLAESYHDAVQRREEAFSMFKLGYLELEDKAKVENLFWLICREIDKHLPKAKYISEDILDMIKTVRSQYLCNFSVFQSLPDSWAIGQLFPIMPLHRLQEEPDQRAALVDITCDSDGKIIQFACHRKTGGALPLHPLRNGEPYYLGFFLMGAYQATMGDIHNLFGRVNEVHVFEDADEPGGYYLEEVVHGQTVKDVLTSVQYLDAELIKLMKDQIENLVKAGTIKPREGVDYLDQYEAAMEHYTYIDRNAMRVVEEPPPAAEKEKPAQAQAQPPAPASAPAKPA; this is encoded by the coding sequence ATGGCCAAGCCCTGGACGACCGACGACAGCGCCAAGCTCTACAACCTCGACGGCTGGAGCCTCAAGTACTTCGACATCAACAGCGAGGGCAACCTCATCGTCCATCCCCGGCGCAGCGCCGAGCTCTCCATCGACGTCAAGAAGGTCGTCGACGACGTCATCGCGCGCGGCATCCGGCTGCCGGTCCTGTTCCGCTTCCAGGACATCCTGCGCCACCGTGTGACGCTCTTGAACGAGAGCTTCCGCAAGGCCATCGAGGACCATAAGTACAAGGGCCGCTATTACGGCGTCTACCCGATCAAGGTCAACCAGCTCTGCGAGGTGGTCGAGGAGATCCTTGACGCCGGCCAGCCCTACCAATACGGACTCGAAGCCGGCAGTAAAGGAGAGCTCCTCGCCGTCCTGGCCATGAACGGCCCGGAGTCCTTGACCATCCTCAACGGCTACAAGGACGAGTCCATGATGCGCCTGGCCTTGCTGGGCGTGAAGCTCGGCAAGAAGGTCATCGTGGTCATCGAGAAGCCCAGCGAGATCGCTCTGCTGCTCAAGGCCTCGCGGGATACGGGGGTCAGGCCTTTGATCGGCCTGCGCTCGAAACTGCAGACGCAGGGCACCGGCCGCTGGAAGTACTCGGCGGGCCACACCTCCAAGTTCGGCCTGTCCTCTCCGGAACTGCTGGGCGCGGTGGAGGCCTTCGCCGCGGCCGGGATGGGCGACTGCGTCAAGCTCCTGCATTTCCACATCGGCTCCCAGGTCTCGGACATCCAGGTCATCAAGGACGCGGTCAAGGAAGGCGCGCGCGTCTACGCGAAGCTCCGCAAGAAGAAGCTCGACATCGAGTATCTCGACTGCGGCGGCGGCCTGGGCGTCGACTACGACGGCTCGCACACGGCCGTGGACAGCTCCACCAACTACACCCCGCGCGAGTACGTCAACGGCCTGGTCTACACCATCAAGGAGGTCTGCAAGCAGGAGAAGGTCCCGGAGCCCAACATCGTGACCGAGTCCGGGCGCTCCATCGTGGCGCACCATTCCCTGATGGTGGTCGACGCGGTGGGCATCATCGATTCCGGGGCCACGCCCGTGGAGCTGCCTCAGACGGAGAAGGAGGCCGAGCCGGTCACGGAGATGCGCCTGACCTTGAAGGAGCTCAACCCCAAGAACCTGGCCGAGAGCTACCACGACGCGGTCCAGCGCCGGGAAGAGGCCTTCTCCATGTTCAAGCTGGGCTATCTGGAGCTGGAGGACAAGGCCAAGGTGGAGAACCTCTTCTGGCTGATCTGCCGGGAGATCGACAAGCACCTGCCCAAGGCCAAGTACATCTCGGAAGACATCCTGGACATGATCAAGACCGTGCGCTCCCAATATCTGTGCAATTTCTCGGTCTTCCAGTCTTTGCCGGATTCCTGGGCCATCGGCCAGCTCTTCCCCATCATGCCCCTGCACCGCCTGCAGGAGGAGCCGGACCAGCGCGCGGCCTTGGTCGACATCACCTGCGACTCCGACGGCAAGATCATCCAGTTCGCCTGCCACCGCAAGACCGGCGGGGCCCTGCCCCTGCATCCCTTGCGCAACGGCGAGCCTTACTACCTGGGGTTCTTCCTCATGGGCGCCTACCAGGCGACCATGGGCGACATCCACAACCTCTTCGGCCGCGTCAACGAGGTGCACGTCTTCGAGGACGCCGACGAGCCGGGCGGCTATTACCTGGAAGAGGTCGTGCACGGCCAGACGGTCAAGGACGTGCTCACCAGCGTGCAGTACCTCGACGCGGAGCTCATCAAGCTGATGAAGGACCAGATAGAGAACCTGGTCAAGGCCGGGACCATCAAGCCGCGCGAGGGCGTGGACTACCTCGACCAGTACGAGGCGGCCATGGAGCACTACACCTACATCGACCGCAACGCCATGCGGGTCGTCGAGGAGCCTCCCCCGGCGGCCGAGAAGGAGAAGCCGGCCCAGGCTCAAGCTCAGCCTCCTGCCCCCGCCTCGGCCCCGGCCAAGCCGGCCTAG